In Amycolatopsis sp. FBCC-B4732, the genomic stretch ATCGTCCCACCGGCGCGTTCGGTCGGCGGTGTCTCGTGCGCCACAAAAGCCCTGGTTGAAAGCTCACCGAGTGTCGGACCACCCGGTGAGCGCCGATCAGCGCAGCGTGAGCTGACGTCCGATGAGCCCGTCCCGCGCGCGACGCTCGGTGGCGTTCAGCGGCTCGTCGTCGAGCGACTTGAGCGCCGTCTCGAGCCGGGCGCCGAGGGCGTCCTTCGCTTCGGCCCACTCGCGGGCGTGGGCCTCGGGGTCGAGGTCCCACACCGGGACCAGCAGGCCGTGCGCCCGGAACGAGCCCGCGTACCGCGTGCCCTCGCCGAGGCCGAGCTCGCCGGCCGCGGACAGCCGCGCCAGCGCCTGGAGCAGCAGGTTCTCCGGCTCCGGCCGCACCCAGCGCAGGTGCGCCTTCTCGCCGGCGAGGACCCAGTAGGCACCCGCGCCGAGCCGTTCGGTGGGCATGATGGCGGCGTTCGCGCGCTCGAGCGACACCGCGACGTCCCCGCTGGCGTCGGCGTCTTCGGGCAGCCACCACGCGAAGTCGGTGTGCAGCGTGACGTCGAGTTCGGCACCCGGCGCCAGCAGGTCCTGCAGCCGCGCGTGCTCGTCGGCGGACGGCGGCGTGGTGGTGTCCGGCACGCCGAGGACGTCGCCCTCCTTGGCGTCGAGCAGCCACTTCAGCGACCGGCCGAGGTCCCGGCTGATGTCGGAGGAGCGGGTCTGGACCTGCAGGCCGAGGTAGCGCTCCCCGTCCGACCGCACGAACGCGGCGGCCGCCATCGGCAGC encodes the following:
- a CDS encoding DUF5926 family protein gives rise to the protein MGKGARKKGPKQASDRKPKVRDVFVGQPFEGLAAEPELIALREFVPSATAKLTLADGGDVTLGTVLPMAAAAFVRSDGERYLGLQVQTRSSDISRDLGRSLKWLLDAKEGDVLGVPDTTTPPSADEHARLQDLLAPGAELDVTLHTDFAWWLPEDADASGDVAVSLERANAAIMPTERLGAGAYWVLAGEKAHLRWVRPEPENLLLQALARLSAAGELGLGEGTRYAGSFRAHGLLVPVWDLDPEAHAREWAEAKDALGARLETALKSLDDEPLNATERRARDGLIGRQLTLR